In a single window of the Manis pentadactyla isolate mManPen7 chromosome 14, mManPen7.hap1, whole genome shotgun sequence genome:
- the ACADS gene encoding short-chain specific acyl-CoA dehydrogenase, mitochondrial, with the protein MAVALLARACGPARGALQSRAWRQLHTIYQSVELPETHQMLRQTCRDFAERELVPVAAQMDKEHRFPAAQVKKMGELGLLAMDVPVELSGAGLDYLAYAIAVEEISRGCASTGVIMSVNNSLYLGPLLKFGSEEQKRQWVTPFTSGDRIGCFALSEPGNGSDAGAASTTAREEGDSWVLNGTKAWITNSWEASAAVVFASTHRSLKNKGISAFLVPMPTPGLTLGKKEDKLGIRASSTANLILEDCCVPRDNLLGEPGMGFKIAMQTLDMGRIGIAAQALGIAQAALDCAVNYAGNRRAFGAPLTKLQGIQFKLADMALALESARLLTWRAAMLKDNKKPFTKESAMAKLAASEAATAISHQALQILGGMGYVTDMPAERHYRDARITEIYEGTSEIQRLVIAGHLLKSYQS; encoded by the exons ATGGCCGTCGCGCTGCTCGCCCGGGCCTGCGGCCCAGCCCGCGGAG CTCTCCAATCTCGGGCCTGGCGTCAGTTACATACCATCTACCAGTCTGTGGAACTGCCTGAGACTCACCAGATGCTGCGTCAAACGTGCCGGGACTTTGCAGAGAGGGAGCTGGTTCCCGTTGCAGCGCAGATGGACAAGGAACATCGCTTCCCGGCCGCTCAG GTGAAGAAGATGGGCGAGCTTGGGCTTCTAGCCATGGATGTGCCTGTGGAGTTGAGCGGTGCTGGCCTCGATTACCTGGCCTATGCCATTGCGGTGGAAGAGATCAGTCGAGGCTGTGCCTCCACTGGTGTCATCATGAGTGTCAACAAT TCCCTCTACTTGGGGCCTCTCCTGAAATTCGGCTCTGAGGAGCAGAAGCGGCAGTGGGTCACTCCGTTCACCAGTGGTGACAGAATTGGCTGCTTTGCCCTCAGCGAACCAG GGAACGGCAGCGACGCGGGGGCCGCCTCCACTACTGCCCGGGAAGAGGGTGACTCTTGGGTTCTGAACGGCACCAAAGCCTGGATCACCAATTCCTGGGAGGCCTCAGCCGCCGTGGTCTTTGCCAGCACACACAGATCCTTAAAAAACAAG GGCATCAGTGCCTTCCTGGTCCCCATGCCGACGCCTGGGCTCACGCTGGGGAAGAAGGAGGACAAGCTGGGCATCCGGGCCTCATCCACGGCCAACCTCATCCTTGAGGACTGCTGCGTCCCCAGGGACAACCTGCTGGGGGAGCCGGGGATGGGCTTCAAGATAGCCATG CAAACCCTGGACATGGGCCGCATTGGCATCGCCGCCCAGGCTCTGGGCATTGCCCAGGCTGCCCTCGATTGTGCTGTGAACTACGCCGGGAACCGCAGGGCCTTTGGGGCGCCGCTCACCAAGCTCCAGGGCATCCAG TTCAAGTTGGCGGACATGGCCCTGGCCCTGGAGAGTGCCCGGCTACTGACCTGGCGTGCTGCCATGTTGAAGGATAATAAGAAGCCTTTTACCAAG GAGTCAGCAATGGCCAAGCTGGCTGCATCGGAGGCTGCAACTGCCATCAGCCACCAG GCCCTCCAGATCCTAGGTGGCATGGGCTACGTGACAGATATGCCAGCTGAGCGGCACTACCGCGATGCACGCATCACCGAGATCTATGAAGGCACCAGTGAGATCCAGAGGCTGGTGATTGCTGGACACCTGCTCAAGAGCTACCAGAGTTGA